A window of Cryptomeria japonica chromosome 3, Sugi_1.0, whole genome shotgun sequence contains these coding sequences:
- the LOC131074909 gene encoding receptor-like protein kinase 7 yields the protein MMESRAFWVMESRVFFWIVFLFLWGSPWVGRVQALTQEAQILLRMKRTLVDPYNALNNWKASIDAPCNWDGITCDNTTGMVSEIKLGNKFLNGPLYSDICLLQNLKNLDLGYNKLYGDVSSVIMNCVKLQSLNLSHNLLSGSLPDFSQLKFLQLLDLTYNNFTGKFPASVGNLPELTSLNLAENPFNPGKIPHQLMNLKKLKELYLANCNLVGEIPSFIFNFTDLGLLDLCKNHLHGSMSKDISKLSNLYQLELYENNLSGIIPPEIGNLTLLRNFDLSRNMLRGSIPQEFGNLRNMVSLQLLMNQLSGELPESLGEFAHLEGLSLYQNHFNGHLPQKLGSLSKLQMIDVSENQFTGPLPTDLCKGGSLQLLLVLNNSFTGDLPESYGDCKSLLRFRVNINNLTGKVPKGIWGLPSVNIIDLSFNGFVGEIGSEISNAKNLSQLYINNNHFSGTLVPEIGMAPVLTRLYAQNNQFTGSIPKEIGRSVHLNELYLQENEFEGSIPAEIGSCISLVVINLAENHLEGLIPESLASIEGLNFLNLSNNKLSGLIPKRFSMLKLSLIDFSNNNLIGPVPNSLVSSTSNKSFSGNPGLCAESSSINIQVLETCKDSHLRKQSQKVIFITGFIAGLAILLLAIGFMLLWQKYHQIQDESMENGENSSWRLKSFQDISFTERDISEALVDDDNIIGSGGSGKVYRVDLKNNVPVAVKKLWPIDMNNSKKNAQNKLVKAEMDTLGMIRHKNIVKLYCCLSNGNSNLLVYEYMKNGNLFDALHKSDKDNASKGGDVYLDWPTRYKIAVGAAHGLAYLHHDCSPAIIHRDIKSTNILLDELHEAKLADFGIAKFLQVGRGKDSTTAFAGTHGYIAPEYAYSLKVTERSDIYSFGVVLLELVTGKKPTEPEFGENKDIVYWVSRNICTQEGVFKVLDSRISKSYQEEMIQVLKIAVHCTYKLPALRPSMREVVNMLLDADPCSGNFKSQQKEKVLKLKPCVIDMPERKNSVREH from the exons ATGATGGAGAGCAGAGCATTTTGGGTGATGGAGAGCAGAGTATTTTTCtggattgttttcttgtttctctggGGGTCGCCTTGGGTTGGAAGAGTTCAAGCTCTTACACAGGAGGCTCAAATTTTACTGCGAATGAAGAGAACATTGGTGGACCCCTACAATGCACTGAACAATTGGAAAGCCTCCATTGATGCACCGTGCAATTGGGACGGAATTACCTGCGACAATACTACAGGTATGGTCTCTGAGATCAAACTTGGAAACAAATTTCTTAATGGTCCTCTTTACTCAGATATTTGCCTTCTGCAAAatttgaaaaatcttgatttgggGTACAATAAGCTGTATGGGGATGTGTCCTCTGTTATCATGAACTGCGTCAAGCTTCAGTCTCTGAACCTTAGTCATAATTTACTATCGGGAAGTTTACCAGATTTTTCTCAGTTGAAATTTCTGCAACTTCTCGACTTGACGTATAATAACTTCACAGGTAAGTTTCCTGCTTCTGTAGGAAATTTACCAGAGCTGACATCCCTCAACCTTGCTGAAAATCCATTCAATCCTGGAAAAATACCTCATCAACTCATGAACTTGAAGAAGCTTAAGGAGCTCTACTTGGCTAATTGCAATTTGGTAGGAGAAATCCCAAGTTTTATCTTTAATTTCACAGATCTGGGCCTTCTGGATCTCTGTAAAAACCACTTGCATGGATCTATGTCAAAAGACATATCCAAACTGAGTAACCTTTACCAACTAGAGCTGTATGAAAACAATCTTAGCGGGATTATACCCCCTGAAATAGGCAATCTTACTTTGCTAAGAAACTTTGATTTATCAAGAAACATGTTGAGAGGAAGTATTCCACAAGAGTTTGGTAATTTGAGAAACATGGTTTCCCTTCAGCTTTTAATGAACCAGCTATCAGGCGAACTCCCCGAAAGCCTTGGCGAGTTTGCACATCTTGAAGGCTTGTCACTGTATCAGAACCATTTCAACGGCCACCTGCCACAGAAGCTTGGGAGTCTATCCAAGTTGCAAATGATTGACGTATCAGAGAACCAGTTCACTGGCCCTCTGCCGACAGATCTGTGCAAAGGAGGCAGCCTGCAATTACTTCTTGTCCTTAATAACTCTTTTACAGGAGATCTGCCCGAGTCTTATGGGGATTGCAAAAGTTTGTTACGTTTCAGAGTCAATATCAACAATCTGACGGGTAAGGTACCCAAAGGAATTTGGGGATTGCCTTCTGTCAACATTATTGATCTAAGTTTCAATGGCTTTGTTGGCGAAATTGGTTCAGAGATCAGCAATGCAAAGAATTTATCACAGCTTTATATTAACAATAATCATTTCTCTGGGACCTTGGTGCCAGAGATTGGAATGGCTCCGGTATTGACAAGACTATATGCCCAAAATAATCAGTTTACTGGTTCAATACCAAAGGAAATTGGCCGTTCGGTACATCTAAATGAACTGTATTTGCAAGAAAATGAGTTTGAGGGGTCCATTCCAGCTGAAATTGGTTCATGCATTTCTTTGGTTGTTATCAACCTTGCCGAAAATCATTTGGAAGGATTGATTCCAGAGTCTTTGGCATCCATTGAAGGTCTGAATTTTCTTAACCTTTCAAACAACAAGCTCTCTGGATTGATTCCAAAACGTTTCAGTATGTTGAAGCTAAGCCTTATTGATTTCTCCAATAACAATTTAATTGGCCCCGTTCCAAATTCCCTTGTCAGCAGTACAAGTAATAAAAGCTTCTCGGGAAATCCAGGGCTATGTGCTGAAAGCTCTAGCATCAATATTCAGGTACTTGAGACTTGTAAAGATTCCCATCTTAGGAAACAATCCCAAAAAGTGATATTTATCACCGGCTTCATTGCTGGATTAGCAATTTTACTCCTGGCAATTGGGTTCATGCTTCTTTGGCAAAAATACCATCAAATTCAAGATGAATCGATGGAGAATGGGGAAAATTCATCTTGGAGACTAAAGTCTTTTCAAGATATAAGTTTCACTGAGAGGGATATTTCTGAAGCCTTGGTAGATGATGATAATATCATTGGAAGTGGAGGATCAGGCAAGGTGTATCGAGTAGATTTGAAGAACAATGTACCTGTTGCAGTAAAGAAACTTTGGCCAATAGACATGAACAATAGTAAGAAAAATGCTCAAAACAAATTGGTGAAAGCAGAAATGGATACTTTGGGAATGATTCGACACAAAAATATTGTGAAGCTCTATTGTTGTTTATCAAATGGCAATTCAAATCTTTTGGTCTATGAATACATGAAGAATGGAAATCTGTTTGATGCTTTGCATAAAAGTGATAAAGACAATGCTTCAAAGGGAGGTGATGTGTACCTGGATTGGCCAACACGATACAAGATTGCAGTGGGAGCAGCTCATGGATTAGCATATCTTCATCATGATTGCTCGCCTGCAATTATTCACAGAGACATAAAATCTACCAATATTTTGCTGGATGAGTTACATGAGGCAAAGCTTGCAGATTTTGGTATTGCAAAATTTCTTCAAGTTGGCAGAGGAAAGGATTCTACTACAGCTTTTGCTGGCACCCATGGTTACATTGCTCCTG AATATGCATACTCTTTAAAGGTCACCGAGAGGAGTGATATTTATAGCTTCGGTGTGGTTTTGCTGGAGCTTGTTACTGGAAAAAAACCAACTGAGCCAGAATTTGGTGAGAACAAGGATATTGTTTACTGGGTTTCACGCAATATATGTACACAAGAAGGAGTTTTTAAGGTGCTTGATTCAAGGATTTCCAAATCATATCAGGAAGAAATGATCCAGGTCTTGAAAATTGCTGTGCATTGTACCTACAAGCTCCCGGCACTACGGCCCAGCATGAGAGAAGTTGTAAATATGTTGCTGGATGCTGATCCTTGCAGCGGTAACTTCAAGTCACAGCAGAAGGAAAAGGTTTTGAAATTAAAACCCTGTGTTATTGATATGCCTGAAAGAAAAAACTCTGTGCGTGAACATTGa